The following proteins are co-located in the Zalophus californianus isolate mZalCal1 unplaced genomic scaffold, mZalCal1.pri.v2 scaffold_52_ctg1, whole genome shotgun sequence genome:
- the LOC118356698 gene encoding uncharacterized protein LOC118356698, translating into MRRLLGRVRACAGSTCLRPTVGGRTPPTRPRPPRVHLRHVHPKGGSRSATQNHANGVPPPTPHGTVRKLRAGDGGTGLGRTRWRSTGNPRRQSRDGHRTLRGTPCRPPLDGDPSALIVQRMTGPRTKKSPCLQGPSPPFWAPGWTSTQRTSVSPDVPCLKQLVAHVQLNMPGSDLERHAHLLMAQLEHAEPTQADPEDEKTGAAPPSEELERLHLHL; encoded by the exons ATGCGCCGTCTGCTGGGCCGTGTGCGCGCCTGCGCAGGATCCACCTGCCTCCGACCGACCGTTGGTGGGAGGACCCCGCCCACCCGACCCCGCCCACCCAGAGTGCACCTGCGCCACGTCCACCCAAAAGGTGGGAGCCGATCGGCCACCCAGAACCACGCTAATGGAGTTCCTCCTCCAACCCCTCATGGGACAGTCCGCAAACTGAGGGCAGGAGACGGAGGGACTGGCCTGGGACGCACCAG GTGGAGGTCCACCGGTAACCCTAGACGACAAAGCAGAGATGGGCACAGGACGTTGCGTGGGACGCCCTGCCGGCCTCCTCTAGATGGGGATCCCTCTGCTCTCATTGTCCAAAGGATGACGGGCCCTAGGACGAAGAAGAGCCCCTGTCTCCAAG GGCCATCTCCTCCattctgggcacctggctggacCAGTACTCAGAGGACTTCTGTCAGCCCGGACGTTCCCTGCCTCAAGCAGCTGGTGGCCCATGTGCAGCTCAACATGCCCGGTTCTGACCTGGAGCGCCATGCCCACCTTCTGATGGCCCAGTTGGAGCACGCAGAGCCGACGCAGGCTGACCCTGAGGATGAGAAGACCGGAG cTGCTCCACCATCTGAGGAGCTAGAGCGACTCCATCTGCATCTCTAG